In Paenibacillus sp. J23TS9, a single genomic region encodes these proteins:
- a CDS encoding purine-nucleoside phosphorylase: protein MTTINQTVIQEAAAYIQSKTEAKPEVGLILGSGLGVLADLIQDGISIPYQEIPHFPVSTVEGHDGELLLGTIEGRAVVMMKGRFHMYEGYGPEVTAFPVRVMKELGVSSLLVTNAAGGVNTSYEPGDLMVISDHLNLTGKSPLVGPNDAALGVRFPDMSEGYSRRLRKLLKDTAESKGIHVQEGVYAGLLGPTYETPAEIRMLRTLGADAVGMSTVSETIVARHAGLEVLGISCISNMAAGILDQPLSHDEVMETTDRVREKFLSLVLSVIPNM, encoded by the coding sequence ATGACAACGATTAATCAGACAGTCATTCAAGAGGCAGCAGCTTATATTCAAAGCAAAACAGAGGCGAAACCGGAGGTAGGCCTGATTTTAGGATCAGGGCTAGGTGTACTTGCGGATTTGATTCAGGACGGAATTTCGATTCCTTATCAGGAAATTCCTCATTTCCCAGTGTCCACGGTTGAAGGACATGACGGTGAGCTCCTGCTCGGTACCATCGAAGGGCGTGCAGTAGTCATGATGAAAGGCCGTTTTCATATGTATGAAGGATATGGGCCTGAAGTGACGGCGTTTCCGGTACGCGTGATGAAAGAGCTGGGTGTTTCAAGCCTGCTCGTAACCAATGCGGCCGGCGGCGTGAATACTTCCTATGAGCCCGGGGACCTGATGGTGATTTCGGATCATCTAAATCTCACAGGCAAAAGTCCGCTCGTCGGTCCAAATGACGCTGCACTAGGCGTACGTTTCCCGGATATGTCCGAAGGCTACAGCCGCCGTCTGCGCAAGCTTCTGAAGGATACGGCTGAATCCAAAGGCATTCATGTCCAAGAAGGGGTATATGCAGGACTGCTGGGTCCTACCTATGAAACTCCTGCTGAAATCAGAATGCTGCGGACTCTGGGCGCTGACGCTGTAGGAATGTCAACGGTATCAGAAACCATCGTAGCCCGCCATGCCGGACTCGAAGTGCTTGGTATTTCCTGTATCAGCAACATGGCTGCGGGGATATTGGACCAGCCGCTTTCGCATGACGAAGTCATGGAAACCACGGACCGCGTGCGTGAGAAATTCCTGAGCTTGGTGCTCTCTGTCATTCCGAACATGTAA
- the sigF gene encoding RNA polymerase sporulation sigma factor SigF, with product MDADVKKPSQTYLEDAEVKRLIALSQTGDSMARDTLVNCNIRLVWSVVQRFMNRGYEPEDLFQIGCIGLLKSVDKFDLSYDVKFSTYAVPMIIGEIQRFLRDDGTLKVSRSLKEMANKVRKKKDEMSKHLDRLPTIKEVAEELGVTPEEVVFAQEANKPPTSIHETVFENDGDPITLMDQIADDSQERWFDKLALNEAIDGLSEREKLIVYLRYYRDQTQSEVASRLGISQVQVSRLEKKILQLIRDQIAL from the coding sequence ATGGATGCTGATGTGAAAAAACCTTCTCAGACCTATCTGGAAGATGCGGAAGTCAAACGTCTGATCGCACTGAGTCAGACCGGTGACAGCATGGCCCGCGATACGCTGGTAAACTGCAACATCCGTCTCGTCTGGTCCGTTGTACAAAGGTTCATGAACCGCGGCTATGAGCCCGAGGATCTGTTTCAGATCGGCTGTATCGGTTTGCTGAAGTCTGTTGATAAATTTGATTTGAGCTACGATGTTAAATTTTCAACGTATGCTGTTCCCATGATTATCGGAGAGATCCAGCGTTTCCTGCGGGATGACGGCACACTCAAGGTCAGCCGCTCGTTGAAGGAAATGGCCAATAAGGTCCGGAAGAAGAAGGACGAGATGTCGAAGCATCTGGACCGACTGCCTACGATCAAAGAGGTTGCTGAAGAACTCGGGGTAACGCCGGAGGAAGTGGTTTTCGCCCAGGAGGCCAACAAGCCGCCAACCTCTATCCATGAAACCGTATTTGAGAATGACGGGGATCCGATCACGCTTATGGATCAGATTGCCGACGACTCCCAGGAACGGTGGTTTGATAAGCTTGCTCTTAACGAAGCCATAGACGGTCTCTCCGAGCGTGAGAAGCTGATCGTATATCTACGGTATTACCGCGATCAGACACAGTCGGAGGTAGCCTCGAGGCTTGGGATATCACAGGTGCAGGTATCCCGTCTGGAAAAGAAAATATTGCAGCTGATCCGTGATCAGATTGCGCTATGA
- a CDS encoding D-alanyl-D-alanine carboxypeptidase family protein: protein MKKTLLAVVLMLCFSTAAFPQMGSAEEKAKQSAQAELAANAKSAILMDADTGTIIYEKNSHDKLPPASITKIMTMLLTMEAIDSGKLKLTDMVRTSEYAASMGGSQIFLEPGEEMSVNEMLKGIAMASGNDASVAMAEKLAGTEEAFVQMMNDKVQELGLTDTHFANCNGLPAENHYSSAHDIAVISRELLKHKEITKYTGSYQDYLRKDSQKPFWLVNTNKLVRFYTGADGLKTGYTSEAKFCLSATAVNGNLRAVAVVLGEPNTKTRNEEVSKMFDYMFAQYSTHTIFKPGDTIGTVKINKGNVKELTLTAGQNYSVLLKKNAKAEGVRHELQVPKEVKAPVQAGQVLGKLVVYQGDKVLKEFELKSPEQIGKAGWWKLFKRTTAKLFLVD, encoded by the coding sequence TTGAAAAAAACGCTATTAGCAGTTGTGCTTATGTTATGCTTTTCGACTGCTGCTTTTCCGCAAATGGGATCTGCCGAGGAAAAGGCCAAGCAGTCCGCCCAAGCGGAGCTCGCGGCAAATGCCAAGTCTGCCATCCTCATGGATGCGGATACGGGAACTATTATCTATGAAAAAAACAGCCATGATAAACTGCCGCCAGCCAGTATCACCAAGATCATGACCATGCTGCTTACCATGGAGGCCATTGATTCCGGGAAGCTGAAGCTGACCGACATGGTCCGCACGAGCGAGTATGCTGCATCCATGGGGGGCTCACAGATTTTCCTGGAACCCGGCGAGGAAATGTCTGTCAATGAAATGCTGAAAGGGATTGCGATGGCATCGGGTAATGATGCTTCTGTGGCGATGGCAGAGAAGCTCGCTGGAACCGAAGAAGCCTTCGTTCAAATGATGAATGACAAGGTGCAGGAGCTGGGACTCACGGACACCCATTTTGCTAACTGTAACGGTCTGCCTGCGGAAAATCACTACTCTTCTGCACATGATATCGCGGTGATCAGCCGTGAGCTCTTGAAGCATAAGGAAATTACCAAATACACCGGCTCATACCAGGATTATCTGCGCAAAGATTCACAGAAGCCGTTCTGGCTCGTTAATACGAACAAGCTGGTTCGCTTTTATACTGGGGCCGACGGACTGAAAACCGGATACACCTCTGAAGCAAAGTTCTGCCTTTCGGCTACCGCCGTGAATGGTAATCTAAGAGCTGTAGCCGTTGTACTCGGTGAACCGAATACAAAGACGCGCAATGAAGAAGTATCCAAGATGTTTGATTATATGTTTGCGCAGTACAGTACCCATACGATATTTAAACCGGGAGATACCATCGGAACGGTGAAAATCAATAAAGGCAATGTCAAAGAACTGACGCTTACAGCCGGACAAAACTACAGTGTTCTCCTGAAGAAGAATGCAAAAGCGGAGGGCGTGCGTCATGAGCTCCAAGTTCCGAAAGAAGTGAAAGCCCCGGTTCAGGCCGGACAGGTGCTCGGTAAGCTGGTGGTTTACCAGGGCGACAAAGTTCTCAAGGAATTCGAGCTCAAATCCCCTGAACAGATCGGAAAGGCTGGCTGGTGGAAGCTTTTCAAGCGAACGACGGCCAAATTATTTCTTGTAGATTGA
- the spoIIAB gene encoding anti-sigma F factor, with the protein MNEEKAPQRNFMTLQFSSKSENESFARVTVAAFISQLDPTMDELSDLKTVISEAVTNSVIHGYDSNPEGKVTITAEIVGDTVTITVEDKGAGIEDLDLARQPLYTSKPELERSGMGFTIMENFMDEFEVSSEPGSGTSIRMKKRIESKKALYN; encoded by the coding sequence ATGAATGAAGAAAAGGCTCCGCAGCGTAATTTCATGACGCTCCAATTTTCATCCAAATCCGAAAATGAATCTTTTGCCCGGGTAACGGTTGCGGCCTTTATTTCCCAGCTTGACCCGACCATGGATGAATTGAGCGATCTGAAAACGGTCATTTCGGAAGCGGTCACGAACAGTGTTATTCACGGTTATGACAGCAATCCGGAAGGGAAGGTCACCATCACCGCCGAGATTGTCGGCGACACGGTTACCATTACCGTTGAAGATAAGGGAGCCGGCATTGAGGATTTGGATTTGGCAAGGCAGCCGCTATACACGTCAAAGCCTGAACTGGAGAGATCAGGAATGGGATTTACGATCATGGAAAACTTCATGGATGAGTTTGAAGTTTCCAGCGAACCTGGCTCCGGTACATCGATCAGGATGAAGAAAAGGATTGAATCCAAGAAAGCTTTGTATAATTAG
- the spoIIAA gene encoding anti-sigma F factor antagonist: protein MNLQVEMEHHRKTLIVRLSGELDHHTADHVRLQLDESIQKGQTEHLVLSFKHLQFMDSSGLGVILGRYKLIKSKGGKMAVCDVNEAVYRLLDMSGLFKIMPIYDNEGQALSGLEVVS, encoded by the coding sequence GTGAATTTGCAAGTGGAAATGGAACATCACCGCAAAACACTGATTGTCCGTCTATCCGGAGAGCTTGATCATCATACAGCCGATCATGTCCGTTTACAGCTGGATGAATCCATTCAGAAAGGACAAACGGAGCATTTGGTGCTCAGTTTTAAACATTTACAGTTTATGGATAGTTCCGGACTAGGCGTTATTTTGGGACGGTACAAGCTGATCAAAAGCAAAGGCGGCAAAATGGCGGTATGCGATGTGAATGAAGCGGTCTATCGTCTGCTGGACATGTCCGGGCTGTTTAAGATCATGCCTATTTATGATAACGAGGGCCAGGCGCTCTCGGGACTGGAGGTTGTGTCATGA
- a CDS encoding stage V sporulation protein AA: MSPNPAPTVYLQLRSRVPISQGRNVTLGHVARILSDPEWETPLRNLELVQPHKWDGNLLLIDLMQIIPKVQELIPGAKIEPIGQHHVLVEVIKKPKKPSMLLFLLVWLLLFFGSALTIMNFHADVNMQEVQIRTVEMLTGKRDEHPYLFQTAYSFGIGFGMVVFFNHLFKKKWNEEPTPLEVEMYLYQENIDQYVVAQEYKRMKSSQNQGDKT, translated from the coding sequence ATGTCTCCAAATCCGGCTCCTACGGTGTACCTGCAGCTGCGCAGCCGCGTACCGATAAGTCAGGGAAGGAATGTAACACTCGGGCATGTAGCCCGGATATTGAGTGACCCGGAGTGGGAGACGCCGCTTCGCAATCTTGAGCTGGTACAGCCGCATAAATGGGACGGTAACTTGTTACTTATTGATCTTATGCAAATCATTCCAAAGGTGCAGGAGCTTATCCCTGGCGCCAAAATCGAACCGATCGGACAGCACCATGTGCTTGTGGAAGTGATCAAAAAACCTAAAAAGCCCTCGATGCTGCTATTTCTGCTCGTCTGGCTGCTGCTATTCTTCGGATCTGCGCTTACCATTATGAATTTCCACGCGGACGTGAACATGCAGGAGGTCCAGATCCGGACGGTGGAGATGCTGACAGGCAAACGGGACGAGCATCCGTATTTGTTCCAGACAGCGTATTCTTTCGGTATCGGATTTGGTATGGTGGTTTTTTTTAATCATCTGTTCAAGAAAAAATGGAACGAAGAGCCGACGCCGCTTGAAGTCGAGATGTATCTCTACCAGGAGAATATCGACCAATACGTCGTTGCCCAGGAATATAAGCGGATGAAATCATCACAAAATCAGGGTGATAAGACTTGA
- a CDS encoding stage V sporulation protein AB, giving the protein MLGWIVQILLGIAGGIAVGGGVIALFIVLDMIPRLAQLTKSYHRVHWYEGAMVSGSLIGTVFDFWNWKMSLGAWSGFIVGLFNGIFVGLLAAALTEVLNVLPILAKRLRMIHYLFGLLMAMVTGKVAGSLFDWFVYRK; this is encoded by the coding sequence ATGCTGGGATGGATTGTACAAATTTTGCTTGGCATCGCAGGCGGCATTGCGGTAGGCGGAGGTGTCATTGCGTTGTTTATCGTACTCGACATGATTCCGCGGTTAGCTCAGTTGACCAAATCATATCATAGGGTCCATTGGTATGAGGGTGCTATGGTGTCAGGTTCGCTGATAGGTACGGTTTTTGATTTTTGGAACTGGAAGATGTCCCTTGGGGCATGGTCCGGATTTATCGTTGGTTTGTTCAACGGGATCTTCGTTGGCCTGCTGGCAGCGGCCCTGACAGAAGTTCTGAATGTGCTTCCGATTTTGGCGAAGAGATTGAGAATGATCCACTATTTGTTTGGTTTGCTAATGGCTATGGTGACCGGAAAGGTGGCAGGCTCACTGTTTGACTGGTTTGTATACAGAAAGTAA